GCGGCTCATCGCTGTTCATCCGGATGCAGAGCTTGCATGGTGGCACAGCCGGGAGGCAGGAACGGTCGAGGATGTGCATAGGAATCTCTTGGGTACGCAGTTGCAGTTCATTGCCGGGGAGGGCACCCCGGACGCAGACGTGGTCTTCTTGTGCACTCCTGTGGGTGTCGCCATGGAAGTTGCGCCGGACCTGCTTCGCCGGGGCAGCAAAGTGGTCTCGATGGCTGCGGATTTCCGTATAACGGACCGGAGCGTCTTCGAGAGTATCTACGGGCCTCATCGCAGTTGGGAGTTGCAGAAGATGGCCGTGTACGGCATTCCCGAGCTGCATCGAGATGCAATCCGCGCCTGCGATCTGGTGGCCAATCCCGGATGCTTCAGCACAGCCGCTATCCTGGCGCTCGCCCCCTTGGTGCAAATGCCTAACGTTGATGCGGACCACTTGGTTGTAGATGGCATCTCGGGAACGTCCGGCGCCGGTGCGACGCTGGATCGCTCCGTGCACCATCCGGAGATGTGCAGCACGGTGATCCCATACAACGTTGTCGGCCACCGTCACACGTACGAGATGGAGGAGCAGCTTTCACTGGTGGCCCGTCGTTCCGTATGTGTCCACTTCACCTCCCACTACGGCCCCTTCAGCCGCGGCATTCTGGCGACATGCCATGCATTCGCGGATCCATTGCCGACCAGAGATGATCTGCTCGACCTGTATGATGCGTTCTATGCCGAGCAGCCGTTCGTGATCGTCAATAGGCTATCCGGCAGTCCGCAAGCGGCGTGGCACTACGAGTCGTACCCGAGTGTGCTGGATGTGGCGAGCTCGAACTTCTGCCAGATAGGCATGGATGTAGATCCGAAGCGGCGCCGCATTGTGATCTTCGCGGCGATCGACAACATGGGCAAAGGAGCATGTTCGGCGGCTGTGCAGAACATGAATCTGATGTTTCGGATTGACGAGACAGCAGGCATCAGCATGCGAGGCCTGGGCATTTGATCGTGCCTCGCTGGTTGAGCGACAGAGTCATTGCCGCGGCGCGTTCGAGAGAGGGTGCGAGGGCACGGCCTTCCACCCTCACCCGTCCCGACCAGTCGGGACGACCTCTCCCTTGAAGGGAGAGGAGTTGGCACATGGCCTTAGGCGTAACCGATTTCATTGAACAGCTCCGCGCCCGCGCGGGCGCCGGGCGGGTGGCGCATATCGAGCATCTGCCCGCGCGCGAGGCCGAGTTCGCCGACCTCGATCCGCCGCTGCCCGAGGAACTGCGGCAGGCCCTCGCCGATCAGGGCATTGAGCGCCTCTACTCACACCAGGTCGAGGCGATCGAGCATCTGCGTGCCGGCAAGCATGTAGTGGTCGTTACCTCTACCGCCAGCGGCAAGACATTATGTTATAACCTGCCGGTGCTGGAGCGTTTGCTCGCCGATCCGCAGGCGAAGGCGTTCTACCTCTTCCCCACCAAGGCGCTGGCGCAGGATCAACTGCGCGGGCTGCGGAGGTTCGGGGATGATGCAGGGGCAAGGCATGCCTTGCCCCTACGGTGCGGCACCTATGACGGCGACACGCCCGCCTCCACCCGCCGCCGTCTGCGCGCCGACGCCAACATCATCCTCACCAACCCCGACATGCTGCACACCGGCATCCTGCCCTACCACAGCCGCTGGTCACGCTTCTTCGCCGATCTGAAATACGTGGTGGTGGACGAGATCCATACCTACCGCGGCATCTTCGGGTCCCATGTCGCCAATGTCCTGCGGCGGCTGCGGCGCATCTGCGAGCACTATGGGGCGACCCCGCAGTTCGTCTGCTGCTCCGCCACCATCGCCAACCCGGTCGAGCTCGCCCAGCGCCTGACCGGATTGGAGATGGCGGAGATCAGCCGCGACGGCTCCCCCCGCGGCCCTAAAACCTTCCTGCTGTGGAACCCGCCGCACCTCGACGCCGCGCACATGGAGCGCCGCTCCAGCCACGACGAGGCCAAGGAGCTGCTGGTGGCGCTGATGGCGCGCGGCGTGCAGACCATCGCCTTCACCAAGACCCGGGTCGCCGCGGAGCTGCTGTTTCGCTATGCCCAGGAATCGCTGCGGAAAGCAGCGCCGGAATTGGCTGACACGCTCAGCCCCTACCGCGCGGGCTACCTGCCGGCCGAGCGCCGCGAGATCGAGCGCCGGCTCTTCTCGGGCGAGCTGCGCGGCGTCACCAGCACCAACGCCCTGGAATTGGGCATTGACGTGGGATCGCTGGATGCCTCGATCATCGTCGGCTATCCCGGCACCATCGCCTCCACCTGGCAGCAGGCGGGTCGCGCCGGCCGCGGCGCCGAGGAGGCGCTGGCAATCCTCGTCGCCTACAACGATCCGATAGACCAGTACCTCATGTGCCACCCGCAGTACTTCTTCGGCCGCTCGCCCGAGAACGCGGTGATAGACCCCGAGAATCCCTACGTCCTGGCCGGCCACCTGCGTTGCGCCGCCTTCGAGCTGCCGTTGCGCCCCGACGACCGGCGCTACTTCGGCGAGCTGACCGATTCCATCGCCGCCATTCTCCAGGACGCCGGCCAGGTGCAGCGCATTGACGGCGACTGGTACTGGGCGAGCACCGACTACCCCGCGGCCCAGGTCAACCTGCGCACCAGCTCCGACGACACCTTCACCATCATGGACGCCTCCCGTGACAACGCGGTCATCGGCGTGGTGGATGCCATCAGCGCGCCGGAGCTGGTGTATCCCGGCGGGGTCTATCTGCACCAGGGCGAGACCTACCTGGTGCGCGAGCTCGACCTGGAGGCGCGCACCGCGCGGGTGGAGCGCCGTGACCTCGGCTACTACACCCAGGCGGTGCTCGACGCGAATATCCGGGCTGGCCGGGCCGAACAAGAATGTGTGTGGCGCGGCTGGGGCGTTTGCCACGGCCCGGCGACCGTGACCTGGGCCACCACCGCCTTCAAGAAAATCAAGTTCTACTCCTTGGACTCTGTCGGCTACGCCAAGCTCGACCTGCCCCCGCAGAGCCTCGACACCGCCGCGACCTGGCTCATCCCCGACGAGCAGACCCTGGAGGCGGTGCGCGCCGCGGGGCGTCGGCCTATCGAGGGGATGGTGGGGATTCGCAATGTGCTGGTGCACGTGCTGCCGCTCTACGCCATGTGCGATCGCACCGACTTGG
The sequence above is drawn from the Armatimonadota bacterium genome and encodes:
- a CDS encoding DEAD/DEAH box helicase, translating into MALGVTDFIEQLRARAGAGRVAHIEHLPAREAEFADLDPPLPEELRQALADQGIERLYSHQVEAIEHLRAGKHVVVVTSTASGKTLCYNLPVLERLLADPQAKAFYLFPTKALAQDQLRGLRRFGDDAGARHALPLRCGTYDGDTPASTRRRLRADANIILTNPDMLHTGILPYHSRWSRFFADLKYVVVDEIHTYRGIFGSHVANVLRRLRRICEHYGATPQFVCCSATIANPVELAQRLTGLEMAEISRDGSPRGPKTFLLWNPPHLDAAHMERRSSHDEAKELLVALMARGVQTIAFTKTRVAAELLFRYAQESLRKAAPELADTLSPYRAGYLPAERREIERRLFSGELRGVTSTNALELGIDVGSLDASIIVGYPGTIASTWQQAGRAGRGAEEALAILVAYNDPIDQYLMCHPQYFFGRSPENAVIDPENPYVLAGHLRCAAFELPLRPDDRRYFGELTDSIAAILQDAGQVQRIDGDWYWASTDYPAAQVNLRTSSDDTFTIMDASRDNAVIGVVDAISAPELVYPGGVYLHQGETYLVRELDLEARTARVERRDLGYYTQAVLDANIRAGRAEQECVWRGWGVCHGPATVTWATTAFKKIKFYSLDSVGYAKLDLPPQSLDTAATWLIPDEQTLEAVRAAGRRPIEGMVGIRNVLVHVLPLYAMCDRTDLGGIVDSSNTGTPTIFLYDRYPGGLGFAEKGYEMVEEMMRSCLALIRECECEAGCPSCVGSPVTLPPQHGDPDVGGGYPIPDKEAALVILHRLLGGTVPGGAGVSLAKPISAAFAAETAVPPRNIAPAADRIAERVRRAGRRRRIGIPPPGEKASGGD
- the argC gene encoding N-acetyl-gamma-glutamyl-phosphate reductase, which translates into the protein MIRVGIYGGRGYVARELARLIAVHPDAELAWWHSREAGTVEDVHRNLLGTQLQFIAGEGTPDADVVFLCTPVGVAMEVAPDLLRRGSKVVSMAADFRITDRSVFESIYGPHRSWELQKMAVYGIPELHRDAIRACDLVANPGCFSTAAILALAPLVQMPNVDADHLVVDGISGTSGAGATLDRSVHHPEMCSTVIPYNVVGHRHTYEMEEQLSLVARRSVCVHFTSHYGPFSRGILATCHAFADPLPTRDDLLDLYDAFYAEQPFVIVNRLSGSPQAAWHYESYPSVLDVASSNFCQIGMDVDPKRRRIVIFAAIDNMGKGACSAAVQNMNLMFRIDETAGISMRGLGI